The following are encoded in a window of Brevibacillus sp. DP1.3A genomic DNA:
- a CDS encoding DUF4912 domain-containing protein, producing MLEKILELRSRSMSIAQIAKECGLTIGQVKYRLKKDRAKPETPPPARTELEWQLPAFYGRDIVKVMAQGPTVLFIYWEITWPRMRMVASYLQADYRHIQKGLRLYDVTERLFDGKNAHSVRDVFVHEEAHSWYVKDVEPGRTYIVDFGLYEHNRFCPILRSETVVTPHNSKASWGEPLVEPVRDPATPSWFENFSSYSLYTKTSNK from the coding sequence ATGCTGGAAAAAATTCTCGAACTGCGTTCACGATCCATGTCCATTGCACAAATTGCCAAAGAGTGCGGCTTAACGATCGGTCAAGTTAAGTATCGCCTGAAAAAAGACCGTGCGAAGCCAGAGACACCACCTCCCGCTAGAACGGAATTGGAATGGCAATTGCCTGCGTTTTATGGTCGGGACATTGTCAAAGTCATGGCACAAGGACCGACTGTGTTATTCATCTATTGGGAAATCACTTGGCCGCGTATGAGAATGGTCGCATCGTACCTGCAAGCCGATTATCGTCACATCCAGAAGGGCTTGCGTCTGTATGATGTTACCGAACGCTTATTTGATGGAAAAAATGCGCATTCCGTCCGAGATGTGTTTGTACATGAAGAGGCTCATTCCTGGTACGTGAAAGATGTAGAGCCAGGACGTACATACATTGTTGATTTTGGTTTATATGAACACAATCGGTTTTGTCCGATTTTACGCTCGGAAACGGTAGTTACCCCACACAATTCAAAAGCTAGCTGGGGGGAACCGTTAGTTGAACCCGTCCGCGATCCAGCTACTCCTTCCTGGTTTGAGAACTTTTCCTCCTACTCGTTGTATACCAAAACATCAAATAAGTGA